Proteins from a genomic interval of Rhodothermales bacterium:
- the pglX gene encoding BREX-1 system adenine-specific DNA-methyltransferase PglX has product MDKATRDAIRDATQRARQLLEGAYRDQLEGRYDILANGAPSLDQGNHLSASERHVRKKLLSALGHERLGGATATKAMQTLIREMAFTTLNRFVALKMLEARDLVHECVSNGEQSAGFTEFVALSPGLVALPDNGYRLYLESLFDEIGQEIKVLFDRSNAASLLWPDRRTLLELLGILNDTELAGVWVKDETLGWVYQFFNSEKENNEAKYDRDGRPKPPLDSRELAVRNQFFTPEYVVRFLVDNTLGRLWMEMREGRSSIAQRCRFLAVPAGSQHQSRSPEQDDDTGSLPRREKKDPRDIRVLDPACGSGHFLLYAFSLFQTIYEEAWGDPDSPPSKLTGSTLRADFPERRDLLRQVPQLVLAHNLYGVDIDSRTAQIAALALWMRAQTAWAQQETARNYRPAIRRTNIAIAEPMPGGSELWEAFTSGLTPPALRHLADEAFKQTQIADEAGMLLKIERNIQGAIREAQERWESRPRQLELVPGQPDQRADTELFDVNNLPPADFWLHAESKIYRALRDYAEGGRVGSQLQRRLFAEDTAAGIAFIDVCRLRYDVIVMNPPFGTATPKLAAFIEQEYPSSKQDLFAPFVERAVTSLGRGGLVGVLSTEMGFFRRTSEPWRRRVLLARSSLTLMAHLGGHVLDGATVRTAAYVLKAEENDEEATFLRLFGLPDKEDALGQAIRDVVDGQENELVFRCPQDEFEKLPYAAFGYWCSPALRDAFVDLPRLEENHASVRVGLQTSDDFRFLRLRWEVPAAHLGTTWLPFAKGGEYSPYHDDVHLQVNWGDDARELNAWGHGVLRNTQHYTKPGLTWPRRTNKRFAPRALAGSCAFGDKGPAIVEINGEPLALLALLNSRPLSYFISLSLGAAEAEGGAGANSYEVGLVQRLPIPASAVSDPLLADLGRRAWLLRAEADTRDESTALFCSPLAPLSDFAGPTDVARRLLEREKELSDAYVELQHEIDEKVRQHYNLALSDWKAIVEEIPDVHVPEVLAAEDPRANESFAARLVQYLLGVAFGRWDLRIASGDLATPPLPDPLAPQPHRPPGMLTPSVEEAEVGLGGQDNDTFLGGVLVDDPGHELDLSRQLSRSLKALFPAEGDPAESVAGMLGESDLTTYFRKSKGLFALHLRTYSKSRRKAPVYWQLSTPSSSYSIWCYYHRFNRDTFYQLANDLVRPKVEHEERRLTSLRQEIGLNPSTQQRRGLQAQQEFVAELRGFLAEIERIAPLWNPDLNDGVAVNFALLWRLVPQHKAWQRECRTVWDKLVRGDLDWAHLAMHLWPERVVRKCRKERSLAIAHGLEAAFWYEDSGGKWKPREITPARVDELIAERSSAAVKAALEGLLTAPAPSGGNKRGRNRRTT; this is encoded by the coding sequence GCAGACGCTCATCCGCGAAATGGCCTTCACGACACTCAACCGCTTCGTGGCGCTCAAGATGCTGGAGGCTCGGGACCTCGTTCACGAATGCGTCTCAAACGGAGAGCAGTCAGCTGGATTCACCGAGTTCGTCGCTCTGTCTCCAGGACTTGTCGCTCTGCCGGACAACGGATATCGCCTATATCTGGAAAGCCTGTTTGACGAGATCGGGCAGGAAATCAAGGTCCTCTTCGATCGGAGTAACGCCGCAAGTCTACTCTGGCCAGATCGCCGCACTCTCCTCGAGCTACTCGGTATTCTGAACGACACCGAGCTCGCCGGCGTCTGGGTCAAGGACGAGACGCTCGGATGGGTCTACCAGTTCTTCAACAGCGAAAAGGAGAACAATGAGGCGAAGTACGATCGCGATGGTCGTCCTAAGCCACCACTCGACAGTCGCGAGCTGGCAGTCAGGAATCAGTTCTTCACGCCTGAATATGTGGTCCGGTTTCTGGTGGACAACACCCTAGGACGGCTTTGGATGGAGATGCGTGAAGGGAGATCGAGCATTGCACAGCGATGTCGTTTTCTTGCAGTTCCGGCGGGCTCGCAGCATCAGTCAAGATCGCCCGAACAGGATGATGACACCGGGTCGCTTCCAAGGCGTGAGAAGAAGGACCCCCGAGATATCCGAGTGCTGGATCCGGCATGTGGATCAGGGCACTTTCTGCTCTACGCCTTTTCTCTCTTCCAGACGATCTATGAGGAAGCATGGGGTGATCCGGATAGCCCGCCATCCAAGTTGACAGGGTCGACGCTCCGGGCCGACTTCCCTGAACGCCGGGACCTCCTGCGACAGGTTCCCCAGCTTGTGCTTGCCCACAATCTGTATGGCGTTGATATTGACAGTCGCACCGCTCAGATCGCAGCTCTCGCGCTGTGGATGCGGGCACAAACCGCTTGGGCCCAACAAGAGACGGCAAGGAATTATCGACCGGCTATTCGCCGGACGAACATCGCCATCGCGGAGCCCATGCCCGGCGGCAGTGAGCTTTGGGAGGCATTCACGTCCGGGCTGACGCCTCCGGCTCTTCGACACCTGGCGGACGAGGCATTCAAGCAGACCCAGATTGCCGATGAAGCTGGGATGCTGCTCAAGATTGAGCGCAACATCCAGGGGGCGATCCGAGAAGCTCAAGAGCGCTGGGAGTCGCGCCCCAGACAGCTAGAGCTTGTGCCTGGGCAGCCTGATCAACGGGCCGATACCGAGCTGTTCGACGTCAACAACCTCCCCCCGGCCGACTTCTGGTTACACGCGGAGTCTAAGATCTACCGAGCGCTTCGCGACTACGCTGAGGGAGGCAGGGTCGGCTCCCAGCTCCAACGTCGACTCTTCGCCGAAGACACGGCTGCCGGCATCGCATTCATCGACGTCTGTCGACTACGGTACGACGTGATCGTCATGAACCCTCCGTTCGGGACCGCAACGCCGAAGTTGGCGGCCTTTATCGAACAGGAGTACCCAAGCAGCAAGCAGGACCTGTTTGCTCCTTTCGTGGAGCGCGCCGTGACCTCGCTTGGACGGGGTGGCCTCGTGGGAGTGCTTTCTACGGAAATGGGCTTCTTCAGACGTACGTCCGAGCCATGGCGACGACGGGTCCTACTTGCTCGCTCCAGCTTGACCCTGATGGCACACCTGGGAGGGCACGTCCTCGATGGTGCGACGGTACGCACAGCAGCCTACGTGCTCAAGGCAGAGGAAAACGATGAGGAGGCGACCTTCCTTAGGCTTTTTGGGCTGCCCGACAAAGAGGATGCTCTAGGACAGGCTATTCGCGATGTAGTTGACGGGCAGGAGAACGAATTGGTGTTTCGTTGCCCTCAGGATGAGTTCGAGAAGCTGCCTTACGCTGCATTCGGGTACTGGTGCTCTCCAGCTCTTCGCGACGCTTTTGTCGACCTGCCGAGACTTGAGGAGAATCACGCCAGCGTACGCGTCGGGCTTCAGACCAGCGACGACTTTCGGTTCCTCAGGTTGAGGTGGGAAGTCCCAGCAGCCCACCTCGGAACCACGTGGCTGCCTTTCGCGAAAGGCGGCGAGTACAGTCCTTACCACGATGATGTTCACCTGCAGGTGAATTGGGGAGACGATGCCCGAGAGCTCAACGCTTGGGGGCATGGGGTGCTTAGAAACACTCAGCACTACACGAAGCCGGGATTGACCTGGCCTAGGCGAACGAACAAGCGATTCGCCCCGAGGGCACTGGCTGGGTCCTGCGCCTTCGGGGACAAGGGCCCCGCGATTGTTGAGATCAACGGGGAGCCCCTTGCCCTTCTGGCCCTGCTGAACAGCCGCCCGCTCTCGTACTTCATCAGCCTCAGCCTGGGCGCAGCCGAGGCCGAAGGAGGTGCCGGGGCGAATTCGTATGAGGTTGGCCTTGTCCAGCGCCTGCCTATCCCCGCCAGCGCGGTCTCGGATCCTCTGCTCGCCGACCTAGGCCGTCGAGCCTGGCTGTTGCGAGCGGAGGCAGACACACGCGACGAGTCGACCGCGCTTTTCTGCTCTCCGCTTGCCCCACTAAGCGATTTCGCTGGGCCGACCGACGTTGCCAGACGACTCCTTGAGCGCGAGAAGGAACTGTCGGATGCCTACGTGGAGCTGCAACACGAAATCGACGAGAAGGTCAGGCAGCACTACAATCTCGCGCTTTCCGACTGGAAGGCGATTGTAGAAGAAATCCCAGACGTGCATGTGCCTGAGGTCCTGGCGGCCGAAGACCCTCGAGCGAACGAATCCTTCGCCGCCCGCCTCGTCCAGTACCTTCTAGGTGTTGCGTTCGGGCGCTGGGATCTTCGCATCGCATCAGGAGACTTGGCTACGCCGCCCCTGCCGGACCCGCTCGCACCTCAACCCCATCGCCCGCCGGGCATGCTGACGCCGTCAGTAGAGGAGGCAGAAGTAGGTCTGGGAGGCCAGGACAATGACACTTTTCTCGGTGGGGTCCTTGTTGACGACCCCGGACATGAGCTGGACCTCTCGAGGCAGCTTTCCCGGTCACTCAAGGCACTATTTCCCGCCGAAGGAGATCCTGCTGAGAGCGTGGCCGGCATGCTTGGTGAGTCCGATCTCACCACATACTTCCGGAAATCCAAGGGTCTTTTTGCCCTCCACCTCAGGACATACAGCAAATCGAGGCGCAAAGCCCCCGTCTACTGGCAGCTCTCCACTCCATCTAGCTCATACTCGATTTGGTGCTACTACCACCGCTTCAATCGCGACACCTTCTATCAGCTGGCAAACGACCTCGTCCGGCCGAAGGTTGAACACGAAGAACGCAGGCTGACCTCCCTTCGACAGGAAATCGGCTTGAATCCCTCAACGCAACAACGAAGGGGGCTTCAGGCCCAGCAAGAATTCGTGGCGGAGCTTCGCGGGTTCCTAGCCGAAATCGAGAGAATCGCACCGCTGTGGAATCCAGACCTCAACGATGGTGTGGCCGTCAACTTTGCTCTGCTCTGGCGACTAGTGCCGCAGCACAAAGCCTGGCAACGCGAGTGCAGGACGGTTTGGGACAAGCTAGTCAGAGGCGACCTCGACTGGGCTCACCTGGCCATGCACCTATGGCCCGAACGCGTTGTGAGGAAATGCAGGAAGGAACGAAGCTTGGCGATCGCCCATGGCCTCGAAGCCGCGTTCTGGTACGAAGACAGCGGCGGCAAATGGAAGCCCCGAGAGATTACTCCGGCGCGAGTCGATGAGTTGATCGCAGAACGTTCGTCCGCAGCGGTCAAGGCCGCCCTTGAAGGTTTGTTGACCGCACCTGCTCCAAGCGGAGGCAATAAGCGTGGACGCAATCGCCGAACCACATGA
- a CDS encoding PglZ domain-containing protein — protein MSRSFTNYLADQLDRRLRDHRVVVFYDPREEFASFIDGHQVVGTGLGGLPRIVVGDSISHLARFEGSFFSLKTSLEPVVEAERPEAVLVYVPGVERDRQGSVLMELEVAGECYEPQLRRLARNLLRTRFTDGDIDEMLAPDALTFQDIERLLEQEGGDKGSMLKLVLGSGSSESLICKWLATDDYDANLESKVAQPELYRLIHARLGLPIERSVSLAKARKQTLRFVLVNEFRQDLTGNPPDCISLVPEPTTSEARQRIGSVAEELRKLGEGYIAQADAIEAELDLSDAIVNPEELGSIDTFRFEERVLLGFAAKLISDGRHEEALAIVSGRGHSFWVDHPSFLDRLAQWEACRLAAELGSLVSELTPAIKMVSGGAAEWIGAYTKQDGWYRADQTQRALEHWVASMEDEPEEPLAKALWVVRRGHEELLEQMAHGFTKALVESSWTVPEVLHQTQIYSDLVEPKSGTVAYFFVDAMRFEMGADLVQQLDNASELVLQPAVGVLPSITPLGMGALLPGASGGYSVVEHKQRLASQIGGQVLPDLAKRQKYLRSVRPDSVDMDLGFLLQKSIKALRTKIVGADLIVVRSQSIDGLGEMDGGLLARQIMDTVVGNIARAVRKLAKAGVAHFVITSDHGHQFSIRKAEDMMMDKPGGDTIDQHRRCWAGRGGQTSAASVRVSGAQLGYQTDLDFIFPAGLAVFRCGGDLAFHHGGCSLQELVIPVISLRMPTGEPETAGSNTVVAEGYPRVLTNRTFGFRLVRETEMFNPEPISARVVLIGDGQEVGRAGMATGAQFDRATATLQLPPGSSVSVGMMLTRETSKKVRIVVMDPASDTILAQSDEIEIGELI, from the coding sequence ATGAGCCGTTCATTCACCAACTACCTCGCGGACCAGCTTGACCGTAGGCTTCGGGATCACCGCGTGGTCGTGTTCTACGACCCCCGAGAGGAGTTCGCCTCTTTCATCGACGGGCATCAGGTTGTTGGGACAGGGCTTGGTGGTCTTCCCCGGATTGTTGTAGGAGACTCCATCTCGCACCTGGCACGATTTGAAGGGTCATTCTTTTCGCTGAAGACCAGTTTGGAACCTGTCGTAGAGGCCGAAAGACCTGAGGCAGTCCTGGTCTATGTGCCGGGGGTAGAGCGTGATCGACAGGGCTCGGTCCTGATGGAGCTCGAAGTTGCCGGCGAGTGCTACGAACCGCAGCTGAGGCGACTTGCCCGCAACCTGCTCCGAACGCGGTTCACCGACGGTGACATCGATGAGATGCTGGCACCCGATGCCCTCACATTTCAGGACATCGAGCGCTTGCTGGAGCAAGAAGGCGGCGACAAGGGCTCGATGCTCAAGCTTGTTCTGGGCTCAGGGAGCAGTGAATCCTTGATCTGCAAGTGGCTGGCGACCGATGACTACGATGCCAACCTGGAGTCCAAGGTGGCTCAGCCTGAACTCTACCGTCTCATTCATGCCCGACTGGGGCTGCCGATCGAGAGATCCGTTTCGCTGGCAAAAGCACGAAAGCAGACGCTTCGGTTCGTGCTGGTCAACGAGTTTCGGCAGGACCTTACCGGCAATCCTCCTGATTGCATCTCGCTTGTGCCAGAACCGACCACTTCAGAAGCGCGTCAGCGCATCGGGTCGGTAGCGGAGGAGCTCAGGAAGCTCGGCGAGGGGTACATCGCCCAGGCCGACGCTATTGAAGCAGAGCTTGATCTCTCGGACGCAATCGTGAACCCGGAGGAGCTTGGCTCAATCGACACGTTTCGATTCGAGGAGAGGGTGCTACTTGGCTTTGCGGCGAAGCTCATTTCAGACGGTCGGCATGAAGAAGCACTCGCGATTGTCTCGGGACGGGGACACAGCTTCTGGGTCGATCATCCGAGCTTTCTAGACCGGCTTGCGCAGTGGGAGGCCTGTCGGCTTGCGGCGGAGCTCGGGTCCTTGGTTAGTGAGTTGACCCCGGCGATCAAGATGGTCAGCGGTGGAGCGGCAGAGTGGATAGGCGCGTACACGAAACAGGATGGCTGGTATAGAGCAGACCAGACGCAGCGTGCGCTGGAGCACTGGGTGGCCAGCATGGAAGACGAGCCGGAGGAGCCACTCGCGAAGGCGCTTTGGGTGGTTCGCCGAGGCCACGAGGAACTCCTCGAGCAAATGGCCCACGGGTTCACCAAGGCCCTGGTGGAATCGTCCTGGACCGTACCCGAGGTGCTCCATCAGACTCAGATTTATTCGGACCTCGTTGAGCCCAAGTCAGGCACCGTCGCCTACTTCTTCGTCGACGCAATGCGGTTCGAAATGGGGGCGGATCTCGTACAGCAGCTGGACAACGCCTCGGAGCTGGTCCTCCAGCCCGCAGTCGGCGTGCTGCCTTCTATCACCCCGCTCGGAATGGGGGCTCTCCTTCCTGGAGCATCCGGCGGCTACTCGGTCGTGGAGCACAAGCAGCGACTGGCATCTCAGATCGGGGGTCAGGTCCTACCCGATCTTGCTAAAAGGCAGAAGTACCTCAGGTCCGTTCGGCCGGACTCAGTCGATATGGACTTGGGTTTCCTCCTGCAGAAGTCGATCAAAGCGCTCAGGACGAAGATTGTTGGTGCAGATCTCATAGTCGTCCGCTCGCAGTCAATCGATGGGTTGGGGGAGATGGATGGCGGCCTCCTCGCCAGGCAGATCATGGACACGGTGGTGGGGAATATCGCCCGGGCGGTCCGCAAGCTTGCCAAAGCGGGCGTGGCGCATTTCGTCATTACCAGCGATCACGGCCACCAGTTCTCCATTCGCAAGGCTGAGGACATGATGATGGACAAGCCAGGCGGCGACACGATCGACCAGCATCGACGATGCTGGGCCGGACGCGGCGGCCAGACGTCGGCAGCAAGCGTCAGAGTCAGCGGTGCGCAGCTTGGCTATCAGACCGACCTTGACTTCATCTTCCCAGCCGGACTAGCAGTATTCAGATGTGGTGGCGATCTGGCTTTCCATCATGGTGGCTGTAGCCTCCAGGAATTAGTCATCCCTGTAATCTCGCTGCGCATGCCGACGGGAGAGCCAGAAACAGCCGGCAGCAATACCGTAGTGGCAGAGGGCTACCCCAGAGTCCTCACCAATCGCACCTTTGGTTTCCGCCTCGTCCGCGAGACGGAAATGTTCAATCCGGAGCCCATCTCAGCCAGAGTAGTCCTAATAGGAGATGGACAGGAGGTTGGACGCGCCGGAATGGCAACCGGGGCGCAGTTCGACCGCGCCACGGCGACTTTGCAGCTCCCGCCCGGGAGCTCAGTTAGTGTAGGGATGATGCTCACCCGCGAAACCAGCAAGAAGGTTCGCATCGTTGTGATGGACCCGGCTTCGGACACCATCCTTGCTCAGTCCGACGAAATTGAGATCGGTGAACTGATATGA
- the brxL gene encoding protease Lon-related BREX system protein BrxL, translating into MTERIAVGRDELDDKVNRVFAGKVVRKDLVRKVKVGANVPVFVLEYLLGKYCASSDETAIQMGLQVVNDTLSENYIRPDEATKAQSRVKEQGSHTFIDKVKVRLVDSQYWAEVSNFGHKYVHIPTHYVRDFDRILMGGIWAQVEMQWDDTDEKAPFRIARLTPIQLASFKLDDYRSGRREFTTDEWVDFMLRSMGYEPSVMERRMKLLFLTRLIPLCERNYNLVELGPRGTGKSYAIQELSPYSALLTGPTTVANLFGHMSGRHKGMVQIWDVVGFDEVADLQKMPKEVITTMKTYCESGQFQRGSESEAGYASIAMFGNTQQPIDVMVQSGHLFAPMPDVIRDDMAFIDRLHFYLPGWEMPKMRNEHFTDRYGFVVDYLAEALRDLRKHNFTEIIDHHFSLGAHLNARDRKAVRRSVSGLVKILYPHGEVSREDLEEILDLAVEGRRRVKEQLKKMGSFEYYHTSFSYQDNTTGEERFVGVPEQGGRDLISADPLPPGTVYAASVSGDGTVGLYRLEISISTGTGKLKAAGGLSGSIKESVNRAFSYLKSQKNAFGIAREFDTSDFHVEAIDLLGNKVEAEVGVAFLVAAFSALRKLSPQPGLLVLGDMSIQGNVKPVRSLVEPLQVAMDNGAKRALIPIENKRSFFDVSAEVLENVDPVFYGEMRQAAFKGLGLN; encoded by the coding sequence ATGACAGAACGCATAGCCGTTGGGCGTGATGAGTTAGACGACAAGGTCAACAGGGTCTTCGCGGGCAAGGTGGTGCGTAAAGACCTAGTTCGAAAGGTGAAGGTGGGCGCTAACGTGCCGGTCTTCGTGCTGGAGTACCTACTGGGCAAATACTGCGCATCGTCCGATGAGACCGCGATCCAGATGGGGTTGCAGGTCGTCAACGATACACTCAGCGAGAACTACATCCGTCCCGACGAAGCCACCAAGGCGCAGAGCCGGGTCAAGGAACAGGGAAGCCACACGTTCATCGACAAGGTGAAAGTGCGGCTGGTCGATTCACAATACTGGGCCGAAGTATCCAACTTCGGTCACAAGTACGTCCATATCCCCACGCACTACGTCCGCGACTTCGACCGCATCCTGATGGGGGGTATCTGGGCGCAGGTCGAGATGCAGTGGGACGACACCGATGAGAAGGCCCCTTTCCGCATCGCCCGCCTAACGCCAATTCAGCTCGCCTCCTTCAAGTTGGACGACTACCGGAGCGGCCGACGGGAGTTCACAACGGACGAGTGGGTGGACTTCATGCTTCGCAGCATGGGGTACGAGCCCTCGGTGATGGAGCGCAGGATGAAGCTGCTATTCCTCACCCGCCTCATTCCCTTGTGCGAGCGCAACTACAATCTTGTTGAGCTCGGACCTCGCGGGACTGGCAAGAGCTACGCCATTCAAGAACTGTCCCCGTACTCGGCGCTCCTGACCGGTCCGACCACGGTGGCGAACCTATTTGGACACATGTCCGGCCGGCACAAGGGCATGGTGCAGATCTGGGACGTAGTGGGGTTCGACGAGGTGGCAGATCTGCAGAAGATGCCAAAGGAGGTCATCACTACGATGAAGACCTACTGCGAGTCAGGCCAGTTTCAGCGAGGAAGCGAGTCTGAGGCCGGGTACGCCAGCATCGCCATGTTCGGCAATACGCAACAGCCGATAGACGTGATGGTCCAGTCAGGGCACCTCTTTGCACCGATGCCCGACGTTATTCGCGACGACATGGCGTTCATTGACCGGCTGCACTTTTACCTGCCGGGCTGGGAGATGCCGAAGATGCGCAATGAGCACTTCACCGATCGCTACGGCTTCGTGGTAGACTATCTGGCCGAAGCGCTGCGAGACCTAAGGAAGCACAACTTCACCGAGATCATCGACCATCACTTCTCGCTCGGAGCCCACCTGAATGCACGTGACCGCAAGGCCGTCCGGCGATCGGTATCAGGTCTGGTGAAAATCCTCTATCCCCATGGAGAGGTGTCGCGAGAGGACTTGGAGGAAATCCTGGATCTCGCGGTAGAAGGTCGCCGTCGAGTGAAGGAGCAGCTCAAGAAGATGGGCTCCTTCGAGTACTACCACACCTCGTTCAGCTACCAGGACAATACCACGGGCGAGGAGCGGTTTGTCGGCGTACCCGAGCAGGGCGGCCGAGATCTGATATCGGCCGATCCGCTACCACCGGGGACAGTCTATGCGGCAAGCGTGAGTGGGGACGGGACCGTCGGACTGTATCGCCTCGAAATCAGCATATCCACTGGCACTGGCAAGCTTAAGGCCGCCGGTGGACTGAGCGGTAGCATCAAGGAATCCGTCAACCGTGCCTTTAGCTACCTCAAATCCCAGAAGAACGCGTTCGGCATTGCGAGAGAGTTCGACACATCCGACTTCCACGTGGAGGCCATCGACCTACTAGGTAACAAGGTTGAAGCCGAGGTCGGTGTCGCGTTTCTCGTCGCGGCCTTCTCCGCGCTCCGGAAGCTCTCCCCCCAGCCGGGACTGCTAGTGCTCGGGGATATGAGCATTCAGGGCAATGTGAAGCCGGTCAGGTCCCTGGTTGAGCCACTCCAGGTAGCGATGGACAATGGAGCCAAACGGGCCCTGATCCCGATCGAGAACAAGCGGAGCTTCTTCGATGTGAGCGCCGAAGTGCTAGAGAACGTGGACCCGGTCTTCTATGGGGAGATGCGGCAGGCGGCGTTTAAGGGGTTAGGGCTGAACTAG